The following are from one region of the Mauremys reevesii isolate NIE-2019 linkage group 2, ASM1616193v1, whole genome shotgun sequence genome:
- the SORBS3 gene encoding vinexin isoform X2, whose translation MAFQATGSGTLQPRSGTWRAAGNPHLRERHGAHPAGAGGSGCFPHSLSSPPPRAMAGGCLNPEGSQGLSLKDFVPSHFQKREFLPAARSPAAPTATSPQRFTWVPLRHRGSRVPVIRNCGSNTLNFEFHDTSPRTACNGTAEPRRAAPRSSVSDWYQTWPAKEMKKLSSQAVPVPLPAVSAMSPLENGPPPVPRAAPWSATWTKDSKRKDKRWVKYDGIGPVDETGMPIASRSSVDRPRDWYRSMFQQIHRKLPEPQLDWDFHLCTEPRPPALAQKGPVPSGSSYLQNGLDWRGQEAADDAAMEPRSIFDYEPGKSSVLDHPNPAAEPQAGGAGSWYQFLKELETGSLPKKPLAPFPAEPPPPSQPIEVLLERELQQLSEELDKDMKALETHQHPCKTSSASPCACTAARCLGKRRCSFKNSKLNFSQVAVSCQLLVVAAVSVLPAARPCTGEGGTSATRLAARVGGKHRVPTLAEGGRACRDLTKAMAHRGKEEVAGAATSLPSACRSHPALGQSPPASRHRPPASPSMERGGLGLGTSDWSRSPPSKDPPGHPGKSPLADESESIEAVDGPVRREDKKMKAARVKFDFQAESPKELTMQKGDIVYIHKEVDRNWLEGEHYGRVGIFPSNYVEILPPTEVPKPIKPPTIQVLEYGEALAQYNFKGDLAVELSFRKGERICLVRKVDENWYEGRISGTSRQGIFPANYVQVLKEPRVKASEEFPSSPTLTAPASPRLLVHTGSPAQLHSPGSQRSDPSSSFLAGSPTAQRRGTDGGALSSSPRHFGFTFPVSPKLQRAGVSSSLLQGPQSPQPGPSTTLLSPLSLSPSPQPPAPSRPPPAAAPSSLPGQSSTLEAPVPAGCHLGSAGHLPKAPPSDNGSSIQWTPFRAIYQYRPQNEDELELHEGDRVDVMQQCDDGWFVGVSRRTQKFGTFPGNYVAPV comes from the exons ATGGCGTTCCAGGCAACCGGATCTGGGACACTGCAGCCCCGGAGC GGGACATGGAGGGCAGCTGGGAATCCCCACCTCCGGGAGAGACACGGTGCAcatccagcaggagcagggggcagtggctGCTTTCCTCACAGtctctcctctccacccccccgTGCCATGGCAGGGGGCTGCCTGAACCCTGAGGGGTCCCAGGGCCTCAGCTTGAAAGACTTTGTCCCATCCCACTTCCAGAAGAGGGAATTTCTTCCTGCTGccaggagccctgcagcccccacgGCCACATCCCCTCAGCGGTTCACGTGGGTCCCGCTGCGACACAGAGGATCCAGG gtGCCCGTGATCCGTAACTGCGGCTCCAACACCTTGAACTTTGAGTTCCACGACACGTCTCCCCGCACAGCGTGCAATGGCACCGCCGAGCCTAGGAGAGCAGCCCCCAGGAGCTCAG TGAGCGACTGGTACCAGACCTGGCCTGCCAAAGAAATGAAGAAGCTGAGTTCCCAGGCAgttcctgttcccctcccagctgTGTCGGCAATGAGCCCCCTGGAGAACGGCCCCCCGCCTGTGCCCCGCGCAGCCCCCTGGTCTGCTACCTGGACTAAGGATAGCAAGAGGAAGGACAAGCGATGGGTGAAGTACGACGGGATCGGCCCAGTGGATGAGACGGGGATGCCGATCGCATCGCGATCC AGTGTGGACAGGCCCCGAGACTGGTACCGGAGCATGTTCCAGCAGATCCACCGTAAGCTCCCAG AACCACAGCTGGACTGGGATTTCCACCTCTGCACAG AACCACGCCCTCCGGCGCTTGCACAAAAGGGCCCCGTGCCAAGTGGCTCCTCTTACCTGCAGAATGGCCTGGACTG GAGGGGCCAGGAGGCAGCCGATGATGCTGCGATGGAGCCGAGGAGCATTTTCGACTATGAACCCGGGAAATCGTCCGTCCTTGACCACCCCAACCCG GCTGCAGAGCCCCAGGCGGGAGGTGCTGGCAGCTGGTACCAATTTCTGAAGGAGCTGGAGACGGGGAGCCTG CCTAAGAAGCCCCTGGCACCGTTTCCTGCAGAGCCTCCCCCACCGTCCCAGCCAATCGAG GTGTTACTGGAGAGagagctgcagcagctcagcgaGGAGTTAGACAAGGACATGAAAGCCCTGGAGACACATCAGCACCCTTGCAAG ACTTCCTCGGCGTCTCCCTGCGCTTGCaccgccgcccg GTGCTTGGGAAAGAGGCGCTGCTCCTTTAAGAATTCAAAGTTAAACTTTAGCCAAGTGGCTGTATCCTGCCAACTCCTTGTTGTTGCTGCTGTCTCAGTGCTTCCTGCCGCGCGGCCCTgcacaggggagggaggaaccAGCGCTACCCGCCTGGCTGCCAGGGTAGGAGGCAAACATCGTGTACCCACtctggctgaggggggcagggcgtGCCGGGACCTGACCAAGGCAATGGCCCACAGGGGCAAAGAGGAAGTGGCAGGGGCAGCTACAAG CCTGCCATCTGCCTGCCGTTCCCATCCTGCCTTGGGGCAGAGCCCCCCCGCTTCCCGACACCGcccgcctgccagccccagcatggagagagggggcctgggcctgggcacGAGCGACTGGAGCAGGTCTCCTCCCAGCAAAG ATCCCCCAGGCCACCCTGGGAAAAGCCCCTTGGCTGATGAGAGTGAGTCTATAGAGGCGGTGGATGGACCGGTGAGGAGAGAGGACAAGAAG ATGAAAGCTGCTCGCGTCAAGTTTGACTTCCAGGCTGAGTCCCCAAA GGAGCTGACCATGCAGAAGGGAGACATCGTCTATATCCACAAGGAGGTGGACAGGAACTGGCTGGAAGGAGAGCACTATGGGAGGGTGGGCATATTCCCCTCCAACTACGTGGAG ATCCTGCCTCCCACCGAAGTGCCCAAGCCCATCAAGCCACCCACCATCCAGGTGCTGGAGTACGGAGAGGCCCTGGCCCAATACAACTTCAAAGGGGACCTGGCGGTGGAGCTGTCCTTCCGCAAG GGCGAGCGCATCTGTCTGGTCCGCAAGGTGGATGAGAACTGGTATGAGGGGCGGATCTCTGGCACCAGCCGCCAGGGTATCTTCCCGGCCAACTACGTGCAAGTGCTGAAGGAGCCGCGGGTCAAGGCCTCAGaggagttcccctcctccccaaccttgactgcccctgcctccccaagGCTGCTGGTTCACACAGGCTCACCGGCCCAGCTGCACTCGCCTGGTAGCCAGCGTTCCGATCCCTCATCCTCCTTCCTGGCGGGCTCTCCGACTGCCCAACGGCGCGGCACGGACGGGGGTGCCCTGTCGTCCTCGCCGCGCCATTTCGGCTTCACCTTCCCTGTCTCCCCCAAGCTGCAGCGCGCCGGAGTCTCATCCAGCCtcctccaggggccccagagccCCCAACCAGGCCCCAGCACCACCTTGCTCTCCCCCCTGAGTCTGAGCCCGAGCCCACAGCCTCCAGCCCCCTCTCGGCCTCCACCCGCTGCAGCGCCCTCCTCGCTCCCTGGGCAG
- the SORBS3 gene encoding vinexin isoform X1 yields the protein MAFQATGSGTLQPRSVRPLEPLLHGWGPEPAAQKGFLGNFSLPTPLQGTWRAAGNPHLRERHGAHPAGAGGSGCFPHSLSSPPPRAMAGGCLNPEGSQGLSLKDFVPSHFQKREFLPAARSPAAPTATSPQRFTWVPLRHRGSRVPVIRNCGSNTLNFEFHDTSPRTACNGTAEPRRAAPRSSVSDWYQTWPAKEMKKLSSQAVPVPLPAVSAMSPLENGPPPVPRAAPWSATWTKDSKRKDKRWVKYDGIGPVDETGMPIASRSSVDRPRDWYRSMFQQIHRKLPEPQLDWDFHLCTEPRPPALAQKGPVPSGSSYLQNGLDWRGQEAADDAAMEPRSIFDYEPGKSSVLDHPNPAAEPQAGGAGSWYQFLKELETGSLPKKPLAPFPAEPPPPSQPIEVLLERELQQLSEELDKDMKALETHQHPCKTSSASPCACTAARCLGKRRCSFKNSKLNFSQVAVSCQLLVVAAVSVLPAARPCTGEGGTSATRLAARVGGKHRVPTLAEGGRACRDLTKAMAHRGKEEVAGAATSLPSACRSHPALGQSPPASRHRPPASPSMERGGLGLGTSDWSRSPPSKDPPGHPGKSPLADESESIEAVDGPVRREDKKMKAARVKFDFQAESPKELTMQKGDIVYIHKEVDRNWLEGEHYGRVGIFPSNYVEILPPTEVPKPIKPPTIQVLEYGEALAQYNFKGDLAVELSFRKGERICLVRKVDENWYEGRISGTSRQGIFPANYVQVLKEPRVKASEEFPSSPTLTAPASPRLLVHTGSPAQLHSPGSQRSDPSSSFLAGSPTAQRRGTDGGALSSSPRHFGFTFPVSPKLQRAGVSSSLLQGPQSPQPGPSTTLLSPLSLSPSPQPPAPSRPPPAAAPSSLPGQSSTLEAPVPAGCHLGSAGHLPKAPPSDNGSSIQWTPFRAIYQYRPQNEDELELHEGDRVDVMQQCDDGWFVGVSRRTQKFGTFPGNYVAPV from the exons ATGGCGTTCCAGGCAACCGGATCTGGGACACTGCAGCCCCGGAGC gtGCGACCTCTGGAGCCTCTGCTGCATGGCTGGGGACCGGAGCCTGCTGCGCAGAAAGGATTCCTTGGCAACTTCtctcttcccactcccctgcAGGGGACATGGAGGGCAGCTGGGAATCCCCACCTCCGGGAGAGACACGGTGCAcatccagcaggagcagggggcagtggctGCTTTCCTCACAGtctctcctctccacccccccgTGCCATGGCAGGGGGCTGCCTGAACCCTGAGGGGTCCCAGGGCCTCAGCTTGAAAGACTTTGTCCCATCCCACTTCCAGAAGAGGGAATTTCTTCCTGCTGccaggagccctgcagcccccacgGCCACATCCCCTCAGCGGTTCACGTGGGTCCCGCTGCGACACAGAGGATCCAGG gtGCCCGTGATCCGTAACTGCGGCTCCAACACCTTGAACTTTGAGTTCCACGACACGTCTCCCCGCACAGCGTGCAATGGCACCGCCGAGCCTAGGAGAGCAGCCCCCAGGAGCTCAG TGAGCGACTGGTACCAGACCTGGCCTGCCAAAGAAATGAAGAAGCTGAGTTCCCAGGCAgttcctgttcccctcccagctgTGTCGGCAATGAGCCCCCTGGAGAACGGCCCCCCGCCTGTGCCCCGCGCAGCCCCCTGGTCTGCTACCTGGACTAAGGATAGCAAGAGGAAGGACAAGCGATGGGTGAAGTACGACGGGATCGGCCCAGTGGATGAGACGGGGATGCCGATCGCATCGCGATCC AGTGTGGACAGGCCCCGAGACTGGTACCGGAGCATGTTCCAGCAGATCCACCGTAAGCTCCCAG AACCACAGCTGGACTGGGATTTCCACCTCTGCACAG AACCACGCCCTCCGGCGCTTGCACAAAAGGGCCCCGTGCCAAGTGGCTCCTCTTACCTGCAGAATGGCCTGGACTG GAGGGGCCAGGAGGCAGCCGATGATGCTGCGATGGAGCCGAGGAGCATTTTCGACTATGAACCCGGGAAATCGTCCGTCCTTGACCACCCCAACCCG GCTGCAGAGCCCCAGGCGGGAGGTGCTGGCAGCTGGTACCAATTTCTGAAGGAGCTGGAGACGGGGAGCCTG CCTAAGAAGCCCCTGGCACCGTTTCCTGCAGAGCCTCCCCCACCGTCCCAGCCAATCGAG GTGTTACTGGAGAGagagctgcagcagctcagcgaGGAGTTAGACAAGGACATGAAAGCCCTGGAGACACATCAGCACCCTTGCAAG ACTTCCTCGGCGTCTCCCTGCGCTTGCaccgccgcccg GTGCTTGGGAAAGAGGCGCTGCTCCTTTAAGAATTCAAAGTTAAACTTTAGCCAAGTGGCTGTATCCTGCCAACTCCTTGTTGTTGCTGCTGTCTCAGTGCTTCCTGCCGCGCGGCCCTgcacaggggagggaggaaccAGCGCTACCCGCCTGGCTGCCAGGGTAGGAGGCAAACATCGTGTACCCACtctggctgaggggggcagggcgtGCCGGGACCTGACCAAGGCAATGGCCCACAGGGGCAAAGAGGAAGTGGCAGGGGCAGCTACAAG CCTGCCATCTGCCTGCCGTTCCCATCCTGCCTTGGGGCAGAGCCCCCCCGCTTCCCGACACCGcccgcctgccagccccagcatggagagagggggcctgggcctgggcacGAGCGACTGGAGCAGGTCTCCTCCCAGCAAAG ATCCCCCAGGCCACCCTGGGAAAAGCCCCTTGGCTGATGAGAGTGAGTCTATAGAGGCGGTGGATGGACCGGTGAGGAGAGAGGACAAGAAG ATGAAAGCTGCTCGCGTCAAGTTTGACTTCCAGGCTGAGTCCCCAAA GGAGCTGACCATGCAGAAGGGAGACATCGTCTATATCCACAAGGAGGTGGACAGGAACTGGCTGGAAGGAGAGCACTATGGGAGGGTGGGCATATTCCCCTCCAACTACGTGGAG ATCCTGCCTCCCACCGAAGTGCCCAAGCCCATCAAGCCACCCACCATCCAGGTGCTGGAGTACGGAGAGGCCCTGGCCCAATACAACTTCAAAGGGGACCTGGCGGTGGAGCTGTCCTTCCGCAAG GGCGAGCGCATCTGTCTGGTCCGCAAGGTGGATGAGAACTGGTATGAGGGGCGGATCTCTGGCACCAGCCGCCAGGGTATCTTCCCGGCCAACTACGTGCAAGTGCTGAAGGAGCCGCGGGTCAAGGCCTCAGaggagttcccctcctccccaaccttgactgcccctgcctccccaagGCTGCTGGTTCACACAGGCTCACCGGCCCAGCTGCACTCGCCTGGTAGCCAGCGTTCCGATCCCTCATCCTCCTTCCTGGCGGGCTCTCCGACTGCCCAACGGCGCGGCACGGACGGGGGTGCCCTGTCGTCCTCGCCGCGCCATTTCGGCTTCACCTTCCCTGTCTCCCCCAAGCTGCAGCGCGCCGGAGTCTCATCCAGCCtcctccaggggccccagagccCCCAACCAGGCCCCAGCACCACCTTGCTCTCCCCCCTGAGTCTGAGCCCGAGCCCACAGCCTCCAGCCCCCTCTCGGCCTCCACCCGCTGCAGCGCCCTCCTCGCTCCCTGGGCAG